Below is a genomic region from Eupeodes corollae chromosome 1, idEupCoro1.1, whole genome shotgun sequence.
agtatATCGAAGTTAAGAAGTCTTTGGAATATTTGttgcgtttttattttgtacatttatttaattataaccaacaaaaaataggaGCCAGGGAAAAGGGGGTGGATAATTGATAATGCGATAAGGTTTTTGGTGAGGTCATTGCAGTATCAAATTACGTAGTTGCCacctgttttcttttttgttgtaattgttTGGCATTTTTGGTATACGAAATTTGATTTGTTGCAATGCGTAGGTGATTCCAgggtaaactttaaaaaagtagaGATTATCTTCAaatgaataattaaattaacaatgaAAGTCACCTTAATTCAGAAGCTATGTATGGTAAAATTATTCATCAGTGATATAGATTCGTTCCttatgatgagtgtcttaagaACCGTTCAAATCAACTTGATTCTTTTTTGGAGTGTCtggtttttgaatgttttgactAGCATTAACTATTCTTACGTGGGTAGCAAATTTGGTGATTTAGTTTTGACTAAGCTAGGACGGTTAACtgtaaattgattaattttggcAAGACTTGTGAATAAATAATCAACTATTGATTGTAATATTTCAATGTAGGCCAAGTTTGGGATAAGTCAAGAGAATTTTTGAACTGATTTCTTTCGTACAACAAAAGAATATAGACAATTGCTTGTAATgaatacatacttttttttagccTTTTTATCTCAAGACACAGAGTGAGCCTTAGAAAAGGCAGAGTGCATTTAAAACCCTTTAAGTTAGGCCAAAACATCAACCTTATTCTTATCCGATACCTATCTATAcgttttgtagtacccgtgccGTGATGGTAAGTGTTTAGGACTGTCAaaccagaggtcttggtttaatccaataaaagttatttttaatggtATTtcgtcttgcgaggaattgacaaaaccttcaagagtaattttggccatgaaaagtgctttctcaaataagaaaCCCGCTTTTGCCAGAGAAAATGAAAAAGGAATCGTCATTTTAATTTCGCTATTTTATTAACCACATCCAGCAAAGCTTTGTTGATTCATTCATGATTGGTCGAGTCGGATTTTGGCCGAAAATGTCCAATGGTATAGCCCAATTCTCCTTATTAACTCCGAATCGTTATTTCTAGGTCTTCTTGTTTTCTTCAATTCTTAAAACTGTCTTGTTGATGGTTCAAGATTTAAGAGCTTACTCAAACTTTTCTATGAAATGAAAgtaaagattttggaaaaatccGGCTTTATCATATGATAAAGTCCCAATTGAATACATCAAAACACAAAGTGAAAACCATTTGATTGCATGGGAATTCTTCGAAACTGaggtatttttttatgattagaACTTAAGCAAAGGGTTTaaaatacctttaatatgccacagacacattacttacttacttaaggtggcgcttcagtcccgcgtgaactagggcctcaccaaacaaacttctgcatctagctcggttcctagctagatgtctcgtCACATACACATTGCAATGACAAAAACAGATAGAACTTGGTaacgcattccacattcgcgtcgAAGAGCTTAGAAACGAATCTCTTTACTTTACAGTACTACCAAAGTTGTAGTCAAGGTTAAACGGATAGGCTTTTGCTAGAAGTTCAAGTATTACACGATGTTCGCGTGACGCTATGCAATAATGATGTTACTACAgtcaatcatttttaaagctctacGTTAAATGCTGTCCAGAAGCTTATATAAGGCTCCGGAACACCAGCCCAGTTCactcggttttttattccccattgaacaatgctgttcaAGCCGGATTTTAATGAGTTTCGCTTATTTTGTCGTTTCTGttccaaaaaatatgaaaacgaatataaaaatctaaagtcCAATTTCTTCGCAGTAGTCCTAAATCTCAAATCGATATGTGTACAATACCTAGTCCTATCAATTTGAAAACGAGTATAAgaatactgttgtcagaaaAACAATTGATTATATTAAAAGCTGCAGACAGcaaatcattattaaaaataagaaagagtgtaggagacaaaacagagccctgaggcactccaaaatttattttgtattgtaaaaggTAATTTTCAATCCAACGAAGGAGAGATTCGTCTAAACTGAAGGcatacattttcgataagagagtctGATGCCAATGCCTATCAAATTCTTTTGCATTCAATCGCAATCATATTACTTTCTGCAAAACtatattaagttttcttttactGTTCGATGAGATGAATCATCAGCTCACCAGTGGACACATTGCTTCGAAATCCGCACAATAAAGAGCCTTCCCCCTTGAAGACATTTCTTAACCTGATAGTTAATTGGTCTTTCCATGATATTGAaaagaagagacgtaagtgcaataGAGAGGGAGAAGGATTTACATTTTTTGGGTATGGAGTGTggaaatgctgttttccatctgatcggaacgagacctgaagaGTAGGACAAACGCTTTCTACGTGACTTAACTGTCTGGGACgtgaactttaattttataccGTGTCCAAACGACTATTTTGAGTTATACGAAATTCGTTTCTTGAAGCAGCACAACGTATTCTAAAGAACAGGAGCATAATTATAATAGAAAAATCGTGCAtttatttcttacaatttttaaggACAGGATTTCACATttctgaaatttaaatattggcaCCAAATTGGTTACCAATGGTCCTTCCGATGCTCCATAAGGGTATGGGATTGTCAATtgaaattctgatcttgacagcatttcCCACTGTccaaccgtgtagaatttaatgcttcgaaaactcagtgctgtctcctgtcgttaaagcgtaacgcacCCCCATGCCATTATCTaagagcggcacttgcatccagaaaaccaatcaactatcagtactgGGCTTGTGTATAACaaaccacctcttatggaataatcacatattcgatatcgccaaaaatgctgccaggtgcttaggatttctccgtcgatgcaagaaattttttaccccttctgatctggctataatctacaaagatTTCATCCGtctaaagcttgaatataattcgcatatctagGCAGGTGcccaaaaaaggttttacaaatgataggcgacagacctataatcgaaacatttacatcggtagaacaccgccgcaatgtttcatacctttcgttgttttatcgatatttttacaaacaatgctctgtcgaattagccagttgcattccacaccttaaacgattcagccgtaatactcgcacttccaagaatgctcatcagtttacccttgagctctatttcggacgtactgtcaagtacattctttcttaaatcgcacatcgagaatgtggaatgctttggccaactctgtttttccctcccatctTAATGTTTAtaactttaagaccaatatgcaccggtatctccttttaaatctaTTCCTATTTTCCTAATTCTCGCCCtgtgttttaatataaacatataaagggtactaataacacCTTGAGTGGTTGTGAATTATCCCATACATCTTGATaggttttaaacaatttctacAAATCATaaactattgtttttgataGATCTTGCTCACCAAAGTCCctatgaaacattttcaacgTTTCAGCAGCAGAACTTTCATTCCTCACACAAAATAGAGTTAAGTTGTTAAATAGTTTAAGATATTATAAAAACCATGCACttcttcttgcgaggaattaacaaagaTTCCTAAAGTAATTGttgttatgaaaaatggttCACACATTATCCGTTctgattcggcataaaattgtagatGCTTTTATGTTATAACTAACATAAAATGGCTTTAAAgtactgtgtgaactagggcctcacccaacaaacttctccattttgCTTGTTTAATAGCTTATaccagctataacttcgaggtacatagttaaggactttgtctacctaggcacagctctcttatcgaaaatgcgtgctttcggttttcatgaatccctccttcattggattagtaattaccttttaaaccattcaatacaagttgtattggatggattcaagtctgaaaaccacaaaataaattatgctGGTGTGCCCTTCCAACaccctttcttatttttattaatgatctgtcagattcacatccctcttcttcggatgtggaactgcaacgacaaaatatgataagctcattcaaTTCCGACCTttacagcattgtacaatggggaacaAAAGCCAGgtggaatttaattcttttaaaatccaatgctgtcttgtatcgttaaagcgagatatacaccattatccataaatggcacttacATCGAgtagactgaacatctcgatattctcggtatgtcaATCACCAGCCACCTTTTGTGTCGCTtgggtttgggttttctaaggcgatgtaagaagttccccccccccccccctcttaTCAGGCTGTTACCAACAAGACTTATTTACGTCCAAagtttgagtataactcccaatatttgggctggtgcaaATCGAACGTAGagaatttagattgattggtgataataccatcttAGGATCATTAACGTCGTAAGGTTTCTCGTCTGACCTTTTGTTTACCGTTATTTTATCGGTTTCCCTTTCCCTAActaattcaaccgtaatactcgcgcatctaggaatgctcatcaagaTACCCTCGGGTCCAACCTTCGGCCGTactgtactgtcaaatacagagattcgttctttagccgtactacgcgaatgtgaaatgccttaccacactctatttttcctagtcattgcaaaattcatgaattcaaaaccaatgtgcaccgacacctcctttcaacacCTCTGTCCCTtacctagtgctcacactgtgtttacATATAGGGTAGTATTAGCctccttgagtgtgcgcttattatagaAATGAAAGGAGAGGGCAATTTCTTACCCTAAAGAAATAAGTGTAAGCAAAAgcaattcttcgtttgatcgcAGCATTggtgttattaaaaaattttattgcaCTTAATGCCTCTTGTTTGTCAGAGTTAGAGCTACTCAGGTTATTTGCGATAAGATTTATTTCGGTCGACCTTTTAAAACAATATCAACTCCAATAATCAGGTGTCTCccataattataataataaacaacaattaagTACATGCTTTCATCTCAAAACCACTAAACCTTTCGACAATTAAAGTTCTACCTTCAACTAAACTTGAATTAACATCACTCAACCACTTGCTTTGATGTTGCTTAACCCAACCACCTTCAAAGTATATGAAATGGACCTTAAGTTTCATTCATTCAGCAAATCTGTAGTGAGTTGTAGCTTTGTGTTACTTAAAATATCATTTCCAATTATTGTTTACAAACTTAAATGTCGAccctgattttttttcttaacaaacaaatttcagcaataataataattacctcaaaacacttaaactgagtcaataaaatttaatttacattcaTTTGTTGGGAATGATTTTGAAAGATGACATAAATACACAATATCATATTCCAATGCTCAAAACATTCAATATTCTTTGTTTATTGAATTTAGccaaattaacaattttaaagaaagtttgTAAAGTAAACAAAACCAAAGATTTAGCACGCACCgaaacaatgacaaaaaaaaactattaaaaaaaagacaacttaaGGCCAAGTTCATGGAGAATAAAAGTAAGAAGCGGAGTTGCATTAAATACCGgcatttaaaacaacaatttgttATGTTAACTTTGATGTTTTATGTACAGTatgtaaatattgaaataaacgtTATTACGTATGATGTAATAAAAGTTTATCATATATTTGGAGTTTAAAAGTTGAAGGCTGATTGCACTATGAACTAATTATGACTAACCAGACTCtcacaattaaaatatttatgtgccAACCTGGAAATGGAATCTTTCTAACATCCATTGCTTTCTTATTAGTCCTCTTTCCTTCCAAGCTCGACTTGTTAACCAAACTTCAAACTACCTTAAGACCAAATCATAATaaactattttgtattttcattttgtttcagtttctcAATGACCCTGGTGGATTCATTGGACACACTCGTCATACTCGGTGACTTTGCCGAATTCGAGAGTGCCGTGAAAATGGTGATAAAAGACGTCCAATTCGACAGTGACATTATTGTGTCTGTGTTCGAGACAAACATTCGTATGGTTGGTGGCTTGCTGTCGGCGCACATCCTCACCGAATACATCCAGAAGGATCTTAAAATAATGCCCTGGTACAAGGGCGAACTACTGGAGATGGCCCGTGATTTGGGCTATCGCTTGCTGCCAGCTTTCAACACCTCGACAGGCATTCCACACGCTAGAGTAAACTTGCGAACAGGCATGAAAGACGAACAGCTGAAGAAATCACGAGAAACATGCACCGCATGTGCGGGGACAATTCTTTTGGAGTTTGCTGCACTCTCGCGGCTGACGGGCGAACCGATATTCGAAGCGAGGGCACATGCTGCCATGGATGCTCTGTGGAAGCTCAGACACCGAGGGTCGGATTTGATGGGCACGGTGATGAATGTACATTCGGGTGACTGGGTGCGACGAGATTCTGGTGTGGGGGCTGGAATCGATTCCTACTATGAGTATCTATTTAAGTCGTACGTTTTGCTGGGAGACGATAAGTATTTAGCGCGATTCAATCGACACTATAACGCAGTCATGAAATACGTGAGTGAGGGTCCGATGTTGTTGGATGTGCTGATGCATCGACCACATGCCAAATCGAGAAACTTTATGGACTCTCTGCTGGCATTCTGGCCGGGATTGCAGGTGCTCTCTGGGGATTTAAAACCTGCCGTTCAAACACATGAGATGCTCTATCAAGTGATGCAAATGCACACGTTCATTCCCGAAGCATTCACCGTCGACTTCCAAATCCACTGGGGACAACACCACCTCCGACCTGAGTTCATCGAATCCACATACTTCCTCTACAAAGCCACCAATGACCATCACTATCTGCAGGTGGGCAAGAAAGCCCTAAAAACCCTTCAGAAACATGCCAAAGTAAGTTGCGGCTATGCAGCCGTCAATGACGTACGCACTGGCAAACATGAAGACCGCATGGATTCATACGTTCTCTCTGAGACATTCAAGTACTTGTATTTGCTCTTCTCCGATCCTTCAgacatcatcatcaatttggaCGAATTCGTATTCACGACGGAGGCTCATTTACTGCCACTATCGATTGCACAACTTGGAAACAGTACATTCAGTGAGTATTCCACATTGTTGTTTAGGAATAAATGTGCATCTAACAGTTTTCctattgtttaattaaattctcATTATGTCTGGccataaacaaaagaaaaaaacatttataatcaTTTTTATGTAACTTTGTTCTGTTCTGTTCTAAGAATatgtaactttttctttttttaattttatgccttcgtcattttaatttatttatcttataatattatcgcattaaattaactttatgtTTGCCattggaaaaaaagaacaataaaaaacacagcttattcattttgtttgtagtttaaaCAAGTGTATCACaaaagtattaatattttttttcttatatttatttaaaataaactgatCTTTTCTTAAGTATTCTTTTATAGTTTgttgattaaagtttttttgtttttgttttattgaaattaatttgtttggagataataattaaaacttgAGCTTGGGTTGGTTATCTAGCGGCAAATGGTTGACCTGGAAGTTTTAGTTAGTTAGTCTAATtgagctaaaaaaaaattgaagaaaaactctTTTAAGAATGTATACATTGTTATCAATTAAAagtcgaagaaaaaaaattaaaatgtatagcAAAGATCCGTGTTCTCATATGCCGAGCCGGACTTGATAACTGACGATTTATATATAGCGGCGCACAAAATGTGCCACTTTAAGACAACGAAATACATATAAAGATATCTACCGCAGCCGAAAAGGTTAAAGTTGGAAATGAATTTATCGTTTATATCGACTGATGGGAAAACGCAAGCGTTCTTGTTTCTATGTTTATGAACTTTAAAGCATGATactattttacttaaataataaattaggtggcaccaCAGTTCGTTTGAGAAATAGggtctagtgactgacaactctcaaccattcctgtgtgcgattactgttgtcagggatggaagggacctacagttttaagcggaatccgaacggcttatttgagaaaacatGACTAGAAtttctcttggagaatttgtcaattacgcgcaagagtcagtacccgtgaaaaaaacttttgacgATTTTACTCAGGTCCTCCGATTTTTAAAGTCTGTGGGTGCTTGCTATCTGGACATAGGGCCTTAACTACTCCTACGTGGCATTGTGCGCGTTTTCGAGCGATGTGTTTGAGCTTCCTCCAGCTTTTCCCAAATCTCGACTGTTCCTCCTCTACCGTTTTACTCCACTTGGTTCTTCTATATTCTTAAGTGAGTAGATGCCCTGGAATGCAGATTCCTGTGCAATATTTTCCTTGTGCTTCATCTGTATAACAGTACTTATTCGTTGGGATTGTTGTTTCTCCAACCATTAGACGATAACTCCAAGATACTTTTTCTATTGGTTGTTGGGAAATGTTTATCAGAGGATGAATGCGAAGTCCTGAGGCTAAGCATATTAGCTTTCCCGTATTGATTTTTAGCCCCAAGATTTTTGCTTGTGTCTTCACCCGTGTTTTCATTTGTTAGGGATTCATTACCCTATCAGCTAGAAAGCATACATCCTTTGAGTAGTGTAGATGTTGTCAGAGTCCATCTTTCTTGGCCGTTTGTTGTCAAGGCTGCTCGCAGCACATAACTGATcaccaataaaaaaagaattggtgaaAGTGTAGAGCCCTGTCTGAAGCCACTTTGGACTAAACACACTTGGGACGTTGGCCTTGTTAGAAGCCTTCTCCAGTTCAGTCAACAGCAAGCGAAATGGTAATTGATATTTATGATAATCCACAAGATGTTAATGTCATCAATGCAGAACGATCTAGTGCAGAATCCTGCTTGTTTTGCGTCAAGTGTTGCTTTCAGGTGTTCTCTTGCACGTTCCAAGACAATCGGTATGACGATCGTAGATTATTTCTTTCATCACCTCTAGCAGCTGCTGAATGAGCTTTAAATTGCGTCATTTACGCTGACGCAATCCCAATCTCCTTTAGGTGTTGATGATCTTgcttgattatttaaaaattatattttggtaGTAAcagtagcgtgatggttagagCGTTGGACTATCAAACAAagggtcttggattcaatccctgcctgtgccaccttaatttaaaaaaataatttttgcggttactgcctcttgcgaggaattgacaaatccttcaagagtaactcttgtcatgaaaagtgctttctcaaattagccgttcgtattcggaatataaactgtaggtcccttccatctctgacaacattcgccacacaggaatggttgagagttgtaagtcattaggccctgggtcttcatggactgttgcgccaccttatttattttgtatttaaaaattatatttcgggACAAGtgagaaattatatttataacaaaagcattattttcatttcatgataaatacaaacaaatctatTGTACTTAGATTAGTTGACCTTGGAGTTATTGAAGTCaatgtttcttttaatatacatttattttggatCTTCGTTGTTGCTTTGCCATTACAGATCTTGTTCTGGACCACAATCTATATTCTCCGCATgcaattgcattttatttgttgttccaACGaccttattcaaaaaaaaaaaattaatagttaaaatttgtttactttgaAATGAGCAAGCGTTATTATAAAGAAACTATAAAAAATGATAATACAGACCTTAGATATggatataaaagaataaatgacTATATTTGCAGAACAGGATATCTCATTAACATGCACTCgattgaataaagaacaaaaaaaaaaatcccctgaagaagtaaggaatt
It encodes:
- the LOC129938646 gene encoding ER degradation-enhancing alpha-mannosidase-like protein 3 isoform X2: MGQRNRQLWAAVLVGIIGVSLVLSESIPTQNMSKKEREELKEEAREMFYHAYYAYMENAYPADELMPLSCKGRYRGVTPSRGDMDDILGNFSMTLVDSLDTLVILGDFAEFESAVKMVIKDVQFDSDIIVSVFETNIRMVGGLLSAHILTEYIQKDLKIMPWYKGELLEMARDLGYRLLPAFNTSTGIPHARVNLRTGMKDEQLKKSRETCTACAGTILLEFAALSRLTGEPIFEARAHAAMDALWKLRHRGSDLMGTVMNVHSGDWVRRDSGVGAGIDSYYEYLFKSYVLLGDDKYLARFNRHYNAVMKYVSEGPMLLDVLMHRPHAKSRNFMDSLLAFWPGLQVLSGDLKPAVQTHEMLYQVMQMHTFIPEAFTVDFQIHWGQHHLRPEFIESTYFLYKATNDHHYLQVGKKALKTLQKHAKVSCGYAAVNDVRTGKHEDRMDSYVLSETFKYLYLLFSDPSDIIINLDEFVFTTEAHLLPLSIAQLGNSTFSFRQTDEHNVLDFMRTCPSSTKLFPEKVRKPLRNFITGSCPRAQLNKRLRALDFQASNADHLRAVYDMGITMVSLGDGKAKSPEDGEMGLLFMQEMLELTKMQSLNQLAQLQAVAFKSDDSEEWTALMAGPSHFSPELVAEEFVEAEILVATPLRGCSDLNDTGDMRGKILVVERGDCTFVDKARRAQKAGAKAVIVCDNVPGSSGETQPMFAMSGDGNNNVTIPVVFMFSLEYKTLGNAITKNPNLKIRIMQMLEFKRQLQKQSTKNTKVEL
- the LOC129938646 gene encoding ER degradation-enhancing alpha-mannosidase-like protein 3 isoform X1 is translated as MGQRNRQLWAAVLVGIIGVSLVLSESIPTQNMSKKEREELKEEAREMFYHAYYAYMENAYPADELMPLSCKGRYRGVTPSRGDMDDILGNFSMTLVDSLDTLVILGDFAEFESAVKMVIKDVQFDSDIIVSVFETNIRMVGGLLSAHILTEYIQKDLKIMPWYKGELLEMARDLGYRLLPAFNTSTGIPHARVNLRTGMKDEQLKKSRETCTACAGTILLEFAALSRLTGEPIFEARAHAAMDALWKLRHRGSDLMGTVMNVHSGDWVRRDSGVGAGIDSYYEYLFKSYVLLGDDKYLARFNRHYNAVMKYVSEGPMLLDVLMHRPHAKSRNFMDSLLAFWPGLQVLSGDLKPAVQTHEMLYQVMQMHTFIPEAFTVDFQIHWGQHHLRPEFIESTYFLYKATNDHHYLQVGKKALKTLQKHAKVSCGYAAVNDVRTGKHEDRMDSYVLSETFKYLYLLFSDPSDIIINLDEFVFTTEAHLLPLSIAQLGNSTFSFRQTDEHNVLDFMRTCPSSTKLFPEKVRKPLRNFITGSCPRAQLNKRLRALDFQASNADHLRAVYDMGITMVSLGDGKVRLFHSFYNAKSPEDGEMGLLFMQEMLELTKMQSLNQLAQLQAVAFKSDDSEEWTALMAGPSHFSPELVAEEFVEAEILVATPLRGCSDLNDTGDMRGKILVVERGDCTFVDKARRAQKAGAKAVIVCDNVPGSSGETQPMFAMSGDGNNNVTIPVVFMFSLEYKTLGNAITKNPNLKIRIMQMLEFKRQLQKQSTKNTKVEL